One genomic region from Symbiobacterium terraclitae encodes:
- a CDS encoding helix-turn-helix transcriptional regulator, whose translation MAAESSRALERRFQLLTLLMGGGRPRVDDLARRFGVTRRSIYRDLAFLEQNRVPIVRDRGQIGVLETFKLKPIQFQPEEVLALMAALDFAQRKRPLGGKAARSALEKLLAVLPQPQQEMASGLNRVLVVDPIQAYSLPPPPDVEAACRAAVEGPHPLRILYQALSAEEPVERVVRPYGLAYRGTALYLIGFCELRQDVRIFRVNRILEAQVLSATFDRPADFDLEEYLSAVWGIEFGPLMRVRVRFDRQVARLVRETVWHPTQRVEEEADGSVVLHMEARGTGELSRWLAGFGGSAVVLEPPELREAVLRLGRGIIARYQDAGGV comes from the coding sequence ATGGCCGCCGAGTCTTCCCGAGCGCTGGAGAGACGCTTCCAACTTCTTACCCTGCTGATGGGCGGCGGACGGCCCCGGGTGGACGACCTGGCCCGCCGGTTCGGCGTGACCCGCCGGTCCATCTACCGGGACCTCGCCTTCCTGGAGCAGAACCGGGTGCCCATCGTCCGCGACCGCGGCCAGATCGGCGTGCTCGAGACGTTCAAGCTGAAGCCGATCCAGTTCCAGCCCGAAGAGGTCCTGGCGCTGATGGCCGCGCTGGACTTCGCCCAGCGCAAGCGGCCGCTGGGCGGCAAGGCGGCCCGCTCCGCCCTGGAGAAGCTGCTGGCCGTGCTGCCGCAGCCGCAGCAGGAGATGGCCAGCGGGCTCAACCGGGTCCTCGTGGTGGACCCGATCCAGGCCTACTCGCTGCCGCCGCCTCCCGACGTGGAGGCCGCGTGCCGGGCGGCCGTGGAGGGGCCGCACCCCCTGCGGATCCTCTACCAGGCCCTCAGCGCCGAGGAGCCGGTCGAGCGGGTGGTCCGTCCCTACGGGCTGGCCTACCGGGGCACCGCGCTCTACCTGATCGGCTTCTGCGAGCTCCGGCAGGACGTGCGCATCTTCCGGGTCAACCGCATCCTCGAGGCGCAGGTGCTGAGCGCCACCTTCGACCGCCCCGCGGACTTCGACCTGGAGGAGTACCTCAGCGCGGTCTGGGGCATCGAGTTCGGCCCGCTGATGCGGGTGCGGGTCCGCTTCGACCGGCAGGTCGCCCGGCTGGTGCGGGAGACGGTCTGGCACCCCACCCAGCGGGTGGAGGAGGAGGCCGACGGTTCGGTGGTCCTGCACATGGAGGCGCGGGGCACCGGGGAGCTGTCCCGCTGGCTGGCCGGCTTCGGCGGCAGCGCCGTGGTGCTGGAGCCCC